A single window of Danaus plexippus chromosome 31, MEX_DaPlex, whole genome shotgun sequence DNA harbors:
- the LOC116778475 gene encoding metacaspase-2-like isoform X1, with translation MSAAYIITLDEMDLGLLPNTYSPKRNITPLWSLNNELCEFRISYNSVQDQSDKDASTHRQDIKTTMCHICKIDVPVRYITEHRDSVKHKTYLKIADTALQRLRDEINSNVYSEERDPLKYFCPHCTTVSEICDKENHDNSMGHKNAVVYDRYIKTFLDFYTNATDNPNDAWEPQVAQPKPADKLLNAIQKTKQIYVQNNFDIENYLNVLKYKHKMTTNVKAIGKGRLQIDIDGSTLEIDEDNFHGIINRDGGCTECIVCKEIFRNENKYIHIRGSKHAYRVTVPITDVNCIREIYPLWKHCILCNTIINNYSKHNILDSNHSRNLNTALNCYNSQQNTSSLDNLKPNNEHLNDKKSFVINETSIDGSVISDDTTKNSLCEYCNIQFKKNSKRSHSLTSRHIWNTKSPYHYLYTINTATCRVCDTDAIDVESHVDSEEHKQKYREYLTDNRLVSIEADKFYCMVCFDVVRMRNELLHTYTPNHKKHMSSVTDTDDYYCAVCDKTIKNYKCGIQLHNESKKHKKKIATFTHADESFIDIDDMLVTTDCNTDVKCSLCNILVANNKNSVALHTKSRKHKDKYEQLLRDNIMEVKENIIYCNVCSVPFTYKMCITHLRGKKHIKKLRIRNQSLSIDIENVKETNANVSHGQNNENINNSTGINTNEINVTTNADKTNEIYNSEINLNENINHLNINVKSTINVPGIKMNEAVSNEPGIKMNEAVSNEPGIKMNEAVSNEPGIKMNEAVSNEPGIKMNEAVSNEPGIKMNEAVSNEPGIKMNEAVSNEPGIKMNEAVSNEPGIKMNEAVSNEPGVNKKINKENKAKINENVNKINDSDVNLLDRKMNKFIELFKNSDENGQVLCKICKVRVPLTLHNMMQHLNGARHREKIMEN, from the exons ATGAGCGCCGCCTACATTATAACTTTGGATGAGATGGATTTAGGTCTCTTACCAAATACTTATTCCCCGAAGAGAAATATTACGCCGCTGTGGAGCTTAAACAATGAATTATGTGAATTTCGTATTTCCTACAATTCAGTCCAAGATCAGAGCGATAAAG ATGCCTCGACACACAGACAGGACATCAAAACGACTATGTGTCACATTTGCAAGATTGATGTGCCGGTAAGATATATCACGGAACATAGAGACAGTGTCAAACAtaagacatatttaaaaatagctgACACAGCGTTACAAAGATTGAGAGACGAAATCAATAGTAATGTGTATTCAGAAGAAAGAGATccgttgaaatatttttgccCTCATTGCACTACTGTTTCAGAAATATGTGATAAGGAAAATCATGATAATTCCATGGGTCATAAGAACGCTGTGGTCTACGACagatatatcaaaacatttcttgatttttatacaaatgcaACGGATAACCCAAACGATGCTTGGGAACCTCAAGTAGCACAACCAAAGCCAGCTGATAAACTACTAAACGCTATACAGAAAACGAAGCAAATTTATGTTcagaataattttgatatagaaaattacttgaatgttttgaaatacaaaCACAAAATGACGACAAATGTAAAAGCGATCGGCAAAGGAAGATTACAGATTGATATAGACGGAAGTACACTAGAAATTGATGAAGATAACTTTCATGGCATCATAAACAGGGACGGGGGTTGTACCGAGTGCATTGTTTGCAAAGAAATTTTCAGAAATGAGAACAAATACATACACATTCGAGGATCAAAACATGCTTACAGAGTGACTGTGCCAATCACAGATGTGAACTGCATAAGAGAg ATATATCCATTATGGAAACACTGCATTCTCTGCAACactatcattaataattactcCAAACACAATATCTTAGACAGTAATCACAGCAGAAATTTGAACACCGCTTTAAACTGTTACAACTCCCAGCAAAACACCTCATCATTAGACAATCTGAAACCTAACaatgaacatttaaatgacaaaaaatcttttgtcaTAAACGAAACTAGCATAGACGGCTCTGTTATATCTGATGATACTACAAAAAACTCTTTATGCGAGTACTGTAAtatccaatttaaaaaaaatagcaaaaggTCACATTCCCTGACCTCAAGACATATATGGAATACCAAATCTCCTTATCATTACTTATACACAATCAACACAGCCACATGTAGAGTTTGTGATACTGATGCCATCGATGTGGAAAGTCATGTGGACTCGGAGgaacacaaacaaaaatacagaGAATACTTAACGGACAATAGATTGGTCTCCATCGAGGCGGATAAATTCTATTGCATGGTCTGTTTCGATGTGGTAAGGATGAGAAACGAATTACTCCACACATATACACCAAATCACAAGAAACATATGAGCAGTGTGACAGACACGGATGACTATTACTGTGCCGTATgtgataaaactattaaaaattataaatgtggcATACAATTACACAATGAGAGTAAgaaacataagaaaaaaattgcaacATTCACACATGCAGATGAGTCTTTTATAGACATAGATGATATGCTGGTAACGACTGATTGTAACACAGATGTCAAATGCTCGCTATGCAACATACTCgttgcaaataataaaaacagtgtGGCATTACATACGAAAAGCCGGAAACATAAAGACAAATACGAGCAGCTCCTCCGAGATAACATTATGGAggtgaaagaaaatattatatattgtaatgtatgcAGTGTCCcgtttacttataaaatgtgtatCACGCATCTGAGAGgtaaaaaacacataaaaaaactacgaaTTCGCAACCAATCTCTTTCTATCGACatagaaaatgttaaagaaaCAAATGCAAATGTATCACATGGACagaataatgaaaacattaataatagtaCTGGCAttaatacaaatgaaataaatgtcactaCTAACGCAGACAAaactaatgaaatatataattcagagattaatttaaatgaaaatataaatcacttgaatataaatgtgaaatcGACCATAAATGTACCTGGCATTAAAATGAACGAAGCCGTAAGCAATGAACCTGGCATTAAAATGAACGAAGCCGTAAGCAATGAACCTGGTATAAAAATGAACGAAGCCGTAAGCAATGAACCTGGTATTAAAATGAACGAAGCCGTAAGCAATGAACCTGGTATAAAAATGAACGAAGCCGTAAGCAATGAACCTGGTATTAAAATGAACGAAGCCGTAAGCAATGAACCTGGCATTAAAATGAACGAAGCCGTAAGCAATGAACCTGGTATAAAAATGAACGAAGCCGTAAGCAATGAACCTGGTATTAAAATGAACGAAGCCGTAAGCAACGAACCTGgtgtgaacaaaaaaataaataaagaaaacaaagccaaaataaatgaaaatgtgaataaaattaatgattccGATGTTAATTTACTCGACAGAAAGATGAATaagtttattgaattatttaaaaattcagatGAGAACGGTCAGGTATTATGTAAAATCTGTAAAGTGAGGGTACCGCTCACGCTTCATAATATGATGCAACACTTGAACGGTGCGAGGCATAGAGAAAAAATTATGGAAAACTAA
- the LOC116778475 gene encoding metacaspase-2-like isoform X2 — protein sequence MGHKNAVVYDRYIKTFLDFYTNATDNPNDAWEPQVAQPKPADKLLNAIQKTKQIYVQNNFDIENYLNVLKYKHKMTTNVKAIGKGRLQIDIDGSTLEIDEDNFHGIINRDGGCTECIVCKEIFRNENKYIHIRGSKHAYRVTVPITDVNCIREIYPLWKHCILCNTIINNYSKHNILDSNHSRNLNTALNCYNSQQNTSSLDNLKPNNEHLNDKKSFVINETSIDGSVISDDTTKNSLCEYCNIQFKKNSKRSHSLTSRHIWNTKSPYHYLYTINTATCRVCDTDAIDVESHVDSEEHKQKYREYLTDNRLVSIEADKFYCMVCFDVVRMRNELLHTYTPNHKKHMSSVTDTDDYYCAVCDKTIKNYKCGIQLHNESKKHKKKIATFTHADESFIDIDDMLVTTDCNTDVKCSLCNILVANNKNSVALHTKSRKHKDKYEQLLRDNIMEVKENIIYCNVCSVPFTYKMCITHLRGKKHIKKLRIRNQSLSIDIENVKETNANVSHGQNNENINNSTGINTNEINVTTNADKTNEIYNSEINLNENINHLNINVKSTINVPGIKMNEAVSNEPGIKMNEAVSNEPGIKMNEAVSNEPGIKMNEAVSNEPGIKMNEAVSNEPGIKMNEAVSNEPGIKMNEAVSNEPGIKMNEAVSNEPGIKMNEAVSNEPGVNKKINKENKAKINENVNKINDSDVNLLDRKMNKFIELFKNSDENGQVLCKICKVRVPLTLHNMMQHLNGARHREKIMEN from the exons ATGGGTCATAAGAACGCTGTGGTCTACGACagatatatcaaaacatttcttgatttttatacaaatgcaACGGATAACCCAAACGATGCTTGGGAACCTCAAGTAGCACAACCAAAGCCAGCTGATAAACTACTAAACGCTATACAGAAAACGAAGCAAATTTATGTTcagaataattttgatatagaaaattacttgaatgttttgaaatacaaaCACAAAATGACGACAAATGTAAAAGCGATCGGCAAAGGAAGATTACAGATTGATATAGACGGAAGTACACTAGAAATTGATGAAGATAACTTTCATGGCATCATAAACAGGGACGGGGGTTGTACCGAGTGCATTGTTTGCAAAGAAATTTTCAGAAATGAGAACAAATACATACACATTCGAGGATCAAAACATGCTTACAGAGTGACTGTGCCAATCACAGATGTGAACTGCATAAGAGAg ATATATCCATTATGGAAACACTGCATTCTCTGCAACactatcattaataattactcCAAACACAATATCTTAGACAGTAATCACAGCAGAAATTTGAACACCGCTTTAAACTGTTACAACTCCCAGCAAAACACCTCATCATTAGACAATCTGAAACCTAACaatgaacatttaaatgacaaaaaatcttttgtcaTAAACGAAACTAGCATAGACGGCTCTGTTATATCTGATGATACTACAAAAAACTCTTTATGCGAGTACTGTAAtatccaatttaaaaaaaatagcaaaaggTCACATTCCCTGACCTCAAGACATATATGGAATACCAAATCTCCTTATCATTACTTATACACAATCAACACAGCCACATGTAGAGTTTGTGATACTGATGCCATCGATGTGGAAAGTCATGTGGACTCGGAGgaacacaaacaaaaatacagaGAATACTTAACGGACAATAGATTGGTCTCCATCGAGGCGGATAAATTCTATTGCATGGTCTGTTTCGATGTGGTAAGGATGAGAAACGAATTACTCCACACATATACACCAAATCACAAGAAACATATGAGCAGTGTGACAGACACGGATGACTATTACTGTGCCGTATgtgataaaactattaaaaattataaatgtggcATACAATTACACAATGAGAGTAAgaaacataagaaaaaaattgcaacATTCACACATGCAGATGAGTCTTTTATAGACATAGATGATATGCTGGTAACGACTGATTGTAACACAGATGTCAAATGCTCGCTATGCAACATACTCgttgcaaataataaaaacagtgtGGCATTACATACGAAAAGCCGGAAACATAAAGACAAATACGAGCAGCTCCTCCGAGATAACATTATGGAggtgaaagaaaatattatatattgtaatgtatgcAGTGTCCcgtttacttataaaatgtgtatCACGCATCTGAGAGgtaaaaaacacataaaaaaactacgaaTTCGCAACCAATCTCTTTCTATCGACatagaaaatgttaaagaaaCAAATGCAAATGTATCACATGGACagaataatgaaaacattaataatagtaCTGGCAttaatacaaatgaaataaatgtcactaCTAACGCAGACAAaactaatgaaatatataattcagagattaatttaaatgaaaatataaatcacttgaatataaatgtgaaatcGACCATAAATGTACCTGGCATTAAAATGAACGAAGCCGTAAGCAATGAACCTGGCATTAAAATGAACGAAGCCGTAAGCAATGAACCTGGTATAAAAATGAACGAAGCCGTAAGCAATGAACCTGGTATTAAAATGAACGAAGCCGTAAGCAATGAACCTGGTATAAAAATGAACGAAGCCGTAAGCAATGAACCTGGTATTAAAATGAACGAAGCCGTAAGCAATGAACCTGGCATTAAAATGAACGAAGCCGTAAGCAATGAACCTGGTATAAAAATGAACGAAGCCGTAAGCAATGAACCTGGTATTAAAATGAACGAAGCCGTAAGCAACGAACCTGgtgtgaacaaaaaaataaataaagaaaacaaagccaaaataaatgaaaatgtgaataaaattaatgattccGATGTTAATTTACTCGACAGAAAGATGAATaagtttattgaattatttaaaaattcagatGAGAACGGTCAGGTATTATGTAAAATCTGTAAAGTGAGGGTACCGCTCACGCTTCATAATATGATGCAACACTTGAACGGTGCGAGGCATAGAGAAAAAATTATGGAAAACTAA
- the LOC116778477 gene encoding uncharacterized protein LOC116778477 — translation MGTSKVAVVTKTMEEKKSIKNILKKPFQALFQKDKRKKDKVKENRDSEKTEIVRSEVKVTPVSVLLENLEKLELRRQAKLEEEDNELNNFSYHVIKDDKATAIGSQLSRESGFDETFTNSDDEEDGHKTETRGDDLAESLQNLKIGDNEAVGESIKNDQKEDSLIESLKNLKVDDKEVKTDDKKKKQVTTVRIDRGPKKKKVSDYIPSVHPYIEASNSYRHISQVNPQTLSGGNLIVNETNTLETCPELSVALTQLDRSVNDFKQYSKQEQAADFETALDFVQEKSAPTQSSTDILQHFDDTMNNLCIYPTPPRSENLPSPMSDSQIYSFPPECYLSPATSSPIYNSDNEKYQEINNESPTKFSYEKQKSYGTASDVSTILSPATSSSIYNSDNEGCSASADYPASVSEQSMNVSNLSPMCNIDHEKYQDISCEYIPIPAEKKEGSLRRNSTSMTMKQYRDMQKEIAHEFSKKLCCQVNRKSCKDIFQGYMEKLSMKDRKYLCYQVANLKLEQAYGILHHVLASLSTKEDPFQMALFSLICQKVLALKPGLFVDEFGHNLLASAVLRCRKIPLLTRYLVQCVRTVTRSETYRPANEYVFTEVNDLGDNLFIACARAGDECGDTLSELVRKEENDPPLFNIHHTNTNGYTALHACCTRPSGGAGAAHVMHVLLRHAGADLWRGDVKGGDTPLHLAVNSATCDLKVVMILFHHISIKDRKSLAHVQNRSFDTPLDYARSATKSRPNYPSEVLEFLKKCR, via the exons ATGGGCACCTCCAAAGTGGCCGTGGTTACCAAGACAATGGAAGAAAAGAAGAGCATCAAGAATATACTGAAAAAACCGTTCCAAGCACTCTTCCAGAAGGACAAACGGAAGAAAGACAAAGTCAAAGAAAACAGAGATAGTGAAAAAACAGAAATAGTACGCAGTGAAGTCAAGGTGACGCCGGTTTCGGTGCTTCTGGAAAATCTGGAAAAGCTTGAATTAAGAAGACAAGCGAAGCTGGAGGAAGAAGACAATGAGCTTAATAATTTCTCTTACCACGTCATCAAAGACGATAAGGCGACGGCGATAGGTTCACAGCTGTCCAGAGAGAGCGGCTTTGACGAGACCTTCACGAACAGTGACGATGAAGAGGACGGTCACAAGACCGAAACTAGGGGAGACGATCTGGCGGAGTCATTACAGAATCTGAAAATAGGTGACAATGAAGCTGTCGGAGAGAGCATTAAGAATGACCAAAAAGAAGACAGTTTAATAGAATCGCTAAAGAATTTGAAGGTAGACGACAAAGAAGTAAAGACGGATGATAAAAAGAAGAAACAAGTGACAACAGTCCGCATTGACAGAGGGCCGAAGAAGAAGAAAGTGTCGGACTATATACCGTCCGTACATCCGTACATAGAAGCTAGCAATTCATATAGACAT ATCAGTCAAGTGAACCCTCAAACTTTATCAGGCGGTAATCTGATAGTTAATGAGACGAACACACTTGAAACGTGTCCAGAACTGTCTGTAGCCCTCACCCAGCTCGACAGGAGCGTGAATGACTTCAAGCAATACTCGAAACAGGAACAGGCGGCTGACTTCGAAACAGCCTTAGACTTTGTCCAAGAAAAATCAGCCCCAACACAGTCTTCCACCGACATATTGCAACATTTCGATGACACAATGAACAATCTATGCATCTACCCGACCCCACCGAGATCAGAAAATCTACCAAGTCCCATGTCCGACTCCCAAATATATAGCTTCCCGCCAGAATGCTATCTATCCCCAGCGACCTCGTCGCCGATTTATAATAgcgataatgaaaaatatcaagaAATAAACAACGAATCGCCGACAAAGTTCAGTTACGAGAAACAGAAATCGTACGGGACAGCATCTGACGTGTCAACCATTCTGTCGCCAGCGACCTCCTCATCAATATATAACAGTGATAACGAAGGATGTTCAGCATCAGCGGACTATCCCGCTTCAGTCAGCGAGCAGTCCATGAACGTATCGAATCTATCACCAATGTGTAACATTGATCATGAGAAATATCAGGACATATCCTGTGAGTATATCCCAATACCAGCGGAGAAGAAGGAGGGAAGTCTCAGGAGGAATTCGACTTCCATGACCATGAAGCAGTATAGGGACATGCAGAAAGAAATAGCACACGAGTTCTCCAAGAAGCTATGCTGTCAGGTCAATAGGAAATCCTGCAAGGACATCTTCCAAGGATACATGGAGAAGCTATCTATGAAGGACAGGAAGTACCTCTGCTATCAAGTCGCCAACCTAAAGTTGGAGCAAGCCTATGG TATACTCCACCATGTACTGGCTAGTCTCTCCACCAAAGAGGACCCTTTCCAAATGGCTCTTTTCAGTCTCATCTGTCAGAAGGTGCTCGCTCTGAAACCGGGGCTGTTTGTGGATGAATTCG GACACAACCTCCTAGCGTCAGCTGTCCTCAGATGTCGTAAGATACCACTCCTGACGCGGTATCTGGTCCAGTGTGTGAGGACGGTCACGCGTAGCGAGACATACAGACCCGCTAACGAATATGTGTTCACTGAg GTCAACGACCTCGGTGACAACCTTTTCATAGCCTGCGCCAGAGCTGGCGACGAATGTGGTGATACCCTCAGTGAGCTCGTGAGGAAGGAGGAGAATGACCCGCCGCTGTTCAACATACATCACACCAACACTAACG GTTACACGGCGCTGCACGCGTGTTGCACGCGGCCGTCGGGCGGCGCGGGCGCGGCACACGTGATGCACGTGCTCCTGAGACACGCCGGGGCCGATCTCTGGAGGGGG GATGTCAAAGGCGGTGACACTCCGCTACATTTGGCTGTGAACTCCGCGACCTGTGACCTCAAGGTGGTCATGATACTGTTCCATCACATCAGCATCAAGGACAGGAAGAGCCTGGCGCACGTTCAGAACAGGAG CTTCGACACCCCGCTGGACTACGCGCGCTCGGCGACCAAATCGCGCCCCAACTACCCGAGCGAGGTGCTCGAGTTCCTGAAGAAGTGTCGCTAA